In Candidatus Cloacimonadota bacterium, one genomic interval encodes:
- a CDS encoding cyclic nucleotide-binding domain-containing protein — translation MNTSDHIKVKNYSTGDIVFREGEKSDDFYIILSGKAEIIKKNSQDKEVILTELTPGEVFGELGIILGLPRQATVRAKTNLELEIIDPRLFSSYFDFDKETGEKMRAMIQTMAQRIRDNGSRLADFLTEGVLEIDETSESGEGNIKLVADSPEALKAMNGMRSIEITKFPFRVGRYSKRSSDRLFHRNDVYLRDDKPYVISRSHFSILQLHNKYYFQDASSQNGSFVNGVKVHGSTKKIRSVTVKKEKKVELKKGENNIYLADEKYNLKFKIIV, via the coding sequence ATGAACACATCAGATCACATCAAAGTTAAAAACTATTCTACTGGTGATATCGTCTTCAGGGAAGGTGAAAAATCTGATGATTTTTACATTATTCTTTCCGGAAAGGCAGAAATCATTAAGAAAAATTCTCAAGATAAAGAAGTAATTCTGACAGAACTAACACCAGGAGAAGTTTTTGGGGAATTAGGAATAATATTAGGTTTACCGAGACAGGCAACAGTTCGGGCGAAAACAAACCTGGAACTGGAGATTATCGATCCGAGATTATTCAGTTCCTATTTTGATTTTGATAAAGAAACCGGTGAAAAAATGAGAGCTATGATCCAGACAATGGCGCAAAGAATTCGCGATAATGGTTCCAGGTTAGCAGATTTTTTAACGGAAGGTGTTTTAGAAATTGATGAAACTTCTGAATCTGGAGAAGGAAACATTAAATTAGTTGCAGATTCCCCTGAAGCTTTAAAAGCGATGAATGGTATGAGAAGTATTGAAATCACAAAATTTCCTTTTAGAGTAGGTCGTTATTCTAAAAGAAGTTCGGACAGGCTTTTTCATAGAAATGATGTTTATTTAAGAGATGATAAACCTTATGTTATCTCTCGTTCACATTTTTCCATTCTTCAGCTTCATAATAAATATTATTTCCAGGATGCCAGTAGTCAGAACGGAAGCTTTGTAAATGGTGTGAAAGTTCATGGTTCAACAAAAAAGATTCGCAGTGTGACCGTGAAAAAAGAAAAAAAAGTTGAACTGAAAAAGGGTGAAAATAATATTTATTTAGCTGATGAAAAATATAATTTAAAATTCAAAATTATAGTATAG
- the amrB gene encoding AmmeMemoRadiSam system protein B translates to MSIIRKSVVAGAFYPGNSDILKMEIENYLSKVKVKDTYEKALGIVSPHAGYVYSGQCAAYGYKAIEQKNFDLAVIIAPSHNIAGYRFSVGNFDAYQTPLGIVPVEKEYVRKILDYPDFEFLPAAHSSEHSLEVQLPFLQVIKPNVEIVPIILGNQNSKNSVILSEVLSQIFKNRLDKTVFIISSDLSHYYDSDTAIEKDNLLAENFQKGLIDKMEQDMHYKKIEACGIGGILFLMHLAEKLKYKKIETLKYTHSGYINNDFSQVVGYLSSIIYK, encoded by the coding sequence ATGAGCATTATCAGAAAATCGGTAGTAGCAGGTGCATTTTATCCGGGAAACTCCGATATACTGAAAATGGAAATTGAAAATTACCTCTCAAAGGTTAAGGTTAAAGATACATATGAAAAGGCTTTAGGAATTGTATCTCCGCATGCAGGATATGTCTATTCCGGACAGTGTGCTGCTTATGGTTACAAAGCAATCGAACAGAAAAATTTCGATCTTGCGGTCATAATCGCTCCAAGCCATAATATTGCTGGCTATAGATTTTCAGTTGGGAATTTTGATGCTTATCAAACACCTTTGGGTATAGTTCCTGTTGAAAAGGAATATGTTAGAAAAATACTGGATTATCCTGATTTTGAGTTTCTTCCTGCTGCTCATAGTTCCGAGCATTCATTGGAAGTGCAACTTCCGTTTCTGCAAGTGATCAAACCAAATGTAGAGATTGTTCCTATCATTTTAGGAAATCAGAACAGTAAAAATAGTGTAATTCTATCAGAAGTTCTTTCACAGATTTTTAAAAACAGGTTGGATAAAACTGTTTTCATTATCAGCTCTGACCTTTCTCATTATTATGACAGCGATACTGCCATTGAAAAAGACAATCTACTTGCTGAAAATTTTCAGAAAGGCTTGATCGATAAGATGGAACAAGATATGCACTATAAAAAAATAGAAGCTTGTGGGATCGGAGGAATTTTATTTTTGATGCATCTCGCTGAAAAACTGAAATATAAGAAGATTGAAACTTTGAAATATACTCATTCCGGTTATATTAATAATGATTTCAGTCAAGTTGTCGGATATTTATCGAGTATAATTTATAAATAG